A stretch of the Medicago truncatula cultivar Jemalong A17 chromosome 5, MtrunA17r5.0-ANR, whole genome shotgun sequence genome encodes the following:
- the LOC11426546 gene encoding glycosyltransferase family 64 protein C4 has translation MRGSCWLNRRIEQRFRLLAISTVKSAKIKLLLFCCVALTLLAFSSTGSSFLLWNNTNQTPQIPSFTDSRKGYSIVMNTWKRYDLLKQSIKHYSSCPRLESVHIVWSEPNPPSESLLKYLHHVVKSKSRDGRYVKLRFDINTEDSLNNRFKEIKDLETDAVFSIDDDVIFPCSSVEFAFDVWQSAPDAMVGFVPRVHWVDSLNGDSNKFRYGGWWSVWWTGTYSMVLSKAAFFHKKYFSLYTNEMPSSIREFVTKNRNCEDIAMSFLVANATGAPPLWVKGKIYEIGSTGISSLGGHSERRSDCVNIFTSVYGRMPLVYTSVKAVDSRNVWFW, from the exons ATGAGAGGGAGCTGTTGGTTGAACCGTCGGATTGAACAGAGGTTTCGGTTACTTGCGATCTCCACCGTTAAATCAGCCAAGATCAAGCTTCTGTTATTTTGTTGCGTCGCGTTAACGCTTCTCGCGTTTTCTTCTACTGGTTCAAGTTTCTTATTATGGAATAATACTAATCAAACCCCTCAAATTCCGAGTTTCACTGATTCAAG GAAAGGATATTCTATTGTAATGAACACGTGGAAGAGATATGATCTCTTAAAGCAGTCTATCAAACATTATTCATCTTGTCCTCGACTTGAATCAGTACATATTGTGTGGAGTGAACCCAATCCTCCTTCAGAAAGTCTTCTAAAATATCTGCACCATGTTGTAAAGTCCAAGTCTAGAGACGGACGATATGTAAAGTTGAGGTTTGATATCAACACGGAAGACAGTTTGAACAATAGATTTAAAGAAATTAAGGATTTGGAGACTGATGCTGTCTTTTCTATTGACGATGATGTCATATTTCCTTGCTCTTCGGTGGAATTCGCATTTGATGTTTGGCAAAGTGCACCTGATGCAATGGTGGGATTTGTACCTCGTGTCCATTGGGTAGATTCATTG AATGGCGACAGCAACAAATTTAGATATGGTGGATGGTGGTCTGTGTGGTGGACGGGTACATATAGTATGGTGCTCTCCAAGGCAGCATTCTTTCACAAAAAGTATTTCAGTCTCTACACAAATGAGATGCCATCATCAATTAGAGAATTTGTAACTAAGAACAG GAATTGTGAAGATATTGCAATGTCTTTTCTTGTCGCGAATGCAACCGGTGCACCCCCGTTATGGGTTAAAG GTAAAATATATGAGATTGGATCAACTGGAATTAGTAGTTTGGGAGGTCATAGTGAACGGAGATCAGACTGTGTCAACATATTTACTTCTGTGTATGGGCGGATGCCCTTAGTATATACCTCAGTGAAAGCCGTTGATAGTCGCAATGTCTGGTTTTGGTGA
- the LOC11413741 gene encoding uncharacterized protein yields the protein MASSVSPKLEYWKLRTLYSLPSDSLKSPRSVSSLPLRNKINCFSFSRNLRGKRVNRSCSCSSSLFDDFHFHSNENKREILEPSFLGIQPEPPSWPEREEILRLSFERKVKSVGIPLSIRMIKKKLQLEEGLKDEASKLNNCSVKKSFSSMLFMLHELQNHALQTRELLCGEDLESVMVKLNREMDDSFVWLFQQVFSETPTLMVDVMVFLSNFSLFSMSNNNSSLMNEVLHGDVVQDVGVKKELTEEEEKLWNFMLEEASKIQRELRGEDLDHETMMKFLSPVSVEIEGDQYEEYEKTDAYYKKHINLAPYNSLLLSNYAQFLFLVMKDNDGAEEYYKQSVVVESPEAEAYCRYGDFLLWIRKDNWAAELRYLQALEADPGNTYYLSKYASFLWNTGGQQENSTSFPIEELDNLQI from the exons ATGGCTTCAAGTGTCTCTCCCAAACTTGAATATTGGAAACTAAGAACCCTTTATTCTCTTCCCTCTGATTCATTGAAATCACCACGTTCAGTTTCTTCTCTGCCACTAAGGAACAAAAtcaattgtttttccttctcaAGAAACTTGAGGGGTAAAAGAGTAAAccgttcttgttcttgttcttcttctctttttgatgattttcattttcacagtaatgaaaataaaagagaaatctTGGAACCTTCTTTTCTTGGTATTCAACCTGAACCACCTAGTTGGCCAGAGAGAGAAGAGATTTTGAGActgagttttgaaagaaaagtgaAAAGTGTTGGAATCCCTTTATCTATAAGGATGATTAAGAAGAAGTTACAATTAGAGGAAGGTTTGAAAGATGAAGCAAGTAAATTGAATAATTGTTCTGTTAAGAAGAGTTTTTCGTCTATGTTGTTTATGCTTCATGAACTTCAAAATCATGCTTTGCAAACAAGAGAGTTACTTTGTGGTGAAGACTTGGAAAGTGTTATGGTTAAGCTAAATAGAGAAATGGATGATTCATTTGTTTGGTTGTTTCAACAGGTTTTCAGTGAAACACCAACTCTTATGGTTGATGTTATGGTTTTCCTAAGTAACTTTTCTTTGTTCTCTATGAGTAACAATAACTCATCATTGATGAATGAAGTTCTACATGGTGATGTTGTTCAAGATGTGGGTGTAAAGAAGGAGTTGACAGAAGAGGAAGAAAAGTTGTGGAATTTTATGTTGGAGGAAGCTTCAAAGATACAAAGAGAATTGAGGGGTGAGGATTTGGATCATGAAACAATGATGAAGTTTCTGAGTCCTGTTTCTGTGGAGATTGAAGGGGATCAATATGAGGAATATGAGAAAACTGATGCTTATTACAAAAAGCATATAAATCTTGCACCTTACAATTCACTTCTTCTGTCTAACTATGCACAGTTTCTCTTCCTTGTCATGAAGGACAATGATGG TGCTGAAGAATACTACAAGCAATCAGTGGTAGTGGAGTCACCAGAGGCTGAAGCATATTGTAGATATGGTGATTTCTTGTTGTGGATAAGAAAGGATAATTGGGCAGCAGAGCTGAGATATCTACAAGCATTGGAAGCAGATCCTGGAAACACTTACTATTTATCAAAGTATGCTAGTTTCCTTTGGAACACTGGTGGACAGCAAGAGAATAGTACTAGCTTTCCTATAGAAGAATTAGATAACTTACAAATATGA